In Melospiza melodia melodia isolate bMelMel2 chromosome 20, bMelMel2.pri, whole genome shotgun sequence, a single genomic region encodes these proteins:
- the SMPD4 gene encoding sphingomyelin phosphodiesterase 4 isoform X1 yields MAGPHLQQPSFLLATLKADCVNKPFAQRCRDLETVIEELPAKELHGIFPWLVESIFGSLDGIIVGWNLRCLQGRTNPNEYSVALDFLDPSGPMMKLVYKLQAEEYRYDFPVSYLPGPVKASIQEQVLPECSLYHNKVQFPSSGGLGLNLALNPFEYYMFYFAISLITQKNSPATHHVSPSNSAYFILVDTYLKCFLPTEGSVLPPPSSNPGGAIPSPTPRSPAVPFSSYGMHHTSLLKRHIAHQPSVNADPASQEIWRSETLLQIFVEMWLHHYSLEMYQKMQSPHVKLEVLHYRLSISSKHHGSPAQSSYQALHAYQESFKPTEEHVLVVRLLVKHLHAFSNSLKPEPLSPSAHSHTASPLEEFKRVVIPRFVQEKLYIFLQHCFGHWPLDASFRAVLEMWLSYLQPWRYAPEKPPQSTEPLPRSVSEKWAAFIQENLLMYTKLFVGFLNRALRTDLVSPKNALMVFRVAKVFAQPNLAEMILKGEQLFLEPELVIPHRQHRLFMSPTLGGSFLSSRSPAVTDASFKVKSHVYSLEGQDFQYKQMFGTEVRNLVLKLAQLICQAQQTAKSISDHSAETMASQSFFSWFRFTPSDMNGSYTGNDLDEIGQDSIKKTDEYLEKALEYLCQIFKLSEAQLTQMMMKCGTAQDENGKKQLPDCIASENGLILTPLGRYQIINGLRRFELQYQGDTELQPIRSYENAALVRLLFRLSSALNERFADQMEVLCSRDDFVGRLCRYHLTNPQLIQKIRYSPVVRDRTSQNWGPRISLRFLASYRTLISLLLIYFLASWFHIGPVGCTFIILTGYFLYAVIMTFFFEGWKPHEH; encoded by the exons ATGGCCGGGCCgcacctgcagcagcccagctTCCTGCTG GCCACGCTGAAGGCGGATTGTGTCAACAAACCGTTCGCGCAGAGGTGCCGCGATCTGGAGACGGTCATCGAGGAGCTGCCTGCCAAG GAACTCCATGGCATCTTCCCATGGCTGGTGGAGAGCATTTTTGGCAGCCTGGATGGCATCATCGTGGGCTGGAACCTTCGCTGCCTGCAGGGAAGAACAAACCCTAATGAATATTCTGTGGCTCTGGATTTCCTGGATCCCAG TGGCCCGATGATGAAGCTGGTTTACAAACTCCAAGCAGAAGAGTACAGATATGATTTCCCAGTCTCATATCTTCCA GGCCCTGTGAAGGCTTCAATACAAGAGCAAGTTCTACCAGAATGTTCTTTATACCACAACAAGGTCCAGTTTCCTTCATCTGGGGGTTTAGGTTTGAATTTGGCTCTTA ATCCATTTGAATACTACATGTTTTACTTTGCAATCAGTTTGATTACACAGAAG AACTCACCTGCCACCCATCATGTCAGCCCTTCCAACAGTGCTTATTTCATCCTGGTGGACACGTACCTCAAGTGTTTCCTGCCCACAGAAGGAAGTGTCCTTCCCCCACCTTCTTCAAACCCTGGGGGAGCCATCCCTTCCCCTACTCCCAG GTCCCCAGCAGTGCCTTTCTCCTCCTATGGCATGCACCACACCAGCCTGCTGAAGAGGCACATTGCCCACCAGCCCTCTGTGAACGCTGACCCAGCCTCCCAGGAGATCTGGAGATCAGAAACACTGCTTCAG ATCTTTGTTGAAATGTGGCTCCATCATTACTCACTGGAAATGTATCAGAAAATGCAGTCCCCTCATGTCAAG CTGGAGGTTCTCCACTACCGACTCAGTATCTCCAGTAAACACCACGGTAGTCCTGCCCAATCCAGCTACCAGGCCCTCCACGCATACCAA GAGTCATTCAAGCCCACTGAAGAGCACGTGCTAGTGGTAAGACTGCTTGTGAAACATCTGCATGCTTTCAGCAACAGCCTGAAACCAGAGCCTCTCTCCCCTTCAGCCCACTCCCACACAGCCAGCCCACTGGAGGAGTTTAAAAG GGTTGTGATTCCTCGGTTTGTCCAGGAGAAGCTTTATATCTTTTTGCAGCACTGTTTTGGGCACTGGCCTCTGGATGCCTCCTTCAGAGCA GTTCTGGAGATGTGGCTGAGTTACCTGCAGCCCTGGAGGTACGCGCCCGAGAAGCCCCCGCAGAGCACGGAGCCTTTGCCTCGCAGCGTCTCAGAGAAATG GGCTGCCTTCATTCAAGAGAACCTGCTCATGTACACCAAGCTGTTTGTGGGATTTCTCAACAGAGCTCTTCGGACAGACTTGGTCAGTCCAAAAAATGCCCTCATGGTGTTCCGAGTAGCAAAGGTCTTTGCTCAGCCCAATCTAGCTGAAATGATCCTCAAAG GAGAACAGTTATTCCTGGAGCCAGAACTTGTGATTCCCCACCGGCAACACCGACTTTTTATGAGCCCCACTCTTGGTGGGAGTTTTTTGTCATCACGGTCTCCAGCTGTTACAGATGCCTCATTTAAGGTGAAGAGTCATGTTTACAGCCTGGAAGGACAGGATTTCCAGTACAAACAGATGTTTGGCACAGAAGTCAGGAATTTG GTGTTAAAACTGGCCCAGTTAATTTGTCAGGCACAGCAGACAGCAAAGTCCATATCAGACCATTCTGCAGAGACCATGGCCAGCCAGTCCTTCTTCTCATGGTTTAGATTCACACCATCTGACATGAATGGTTCCTACACAGGCAATGACCTTGATGAAATTGGGCAGGACAGTATCAAAAAGACAGATGAATATTTAGAGAAGGCACTGGAATATTTGTGCCAGATCTTTAAG CTGAGTGAAGCCCAGCTGACCCAGATGATGATGAAGTGTGGGACAGCCCAAGATGAGAATGGAAAGAAACAGCTTCCAGACTGCATTGCCAGTGAGAATGGCCTCATCCTCACCCCCCTTGGCAGGTACCAG ATCATAAATGGCTTAAGGAGGTTTGAGCTGCAGTACCAGGGGGACACCGAGCTCCAGCCCATCCGCAGCTACGAGAACGCGGCTCTGGTGCGGCTCCTGTTCCGCCTGTCCTCGGCGCTCAACGAGagg TTTGCAGATCAGATGGAAGTGCTTTGCTCCAGGGATGATTTTGTTGGCAGACTGTGTCGCTACCACCTGACCAACCCCCAGCTCATACAGAAAATCAGGTACAGCCCCGTGGTGAGGGACAGAACCAGCCAGAACTGGGGACCCAGGATCAGCCTGAGGTTTCTGGCCAGCTACAGGACTCTGATCTCCTTGCTGCTGATCTACTTCCTTGCATCCTGGTTTCATATTGGGCCAGTTGGCTGCACATTCATTATCCTAACTGGATATTTTCTGTATGCTGTAATAATGACTTTTTTCTTTGAAGGATGGAAACCACATGAACACTAG
- the SMPD4 gene encoding sphingomyelin phosphodiesterase 4 isoform X2, translating to MAGPHLQQPSFLLATLKADCVNKPFAQRCRDLETVIEELPAKELHGIFPWLVESIFGSLDGIIVGWNLRCLQGRTNPNEYSVALDFLDPSGPMMKLVYKLQAEEYRYDFPVSYLPGPVKASIQEQVLPECSLYHNKVQFPSSGGLGLNLALNPFEYYMFYFAISLITQKNSPATHHVSPSNSAYFILVDTYLKCFLPTEGSVLPPPSSNPGGAIPSPTPRSPAVPFSSYGMHHTSLLKRHIAHQPSVNADPASQEIWRSETLLQIFVEMWLHHYSLEMYQKMQSPHVKESFKPTEEHVLVVRLLVKHLHAFSNSLKPEPLSPSAHSHTASPLEEFKRVVIPRFVQEKLYIFLQHCFGHWPLDASFRAVLEMWLSYLQPWRYAPEKPPQSTEPLPRSVSEKWAAFIQENLLMYTKLFVGFLNRALRTDLVSPKNALMVFRVAKVFAQPNLAEMILKGEQLFLEPELVIPHRQHRLFMSPTLGGSFLSSRSPAVTDASFKVKSHVYSLEGQDFQYKQMFGTEVRNLVLKLAQLICQAQQTAKSISDHSAETMASQSFFSWFRFTPSDMNGSYTGNDLDEIGQDSIKKTDEYLEKALEYLCQIFKLSEAQLTQMMMKCGTAQDENGKKQLPDCIASENGLILTPLGRYQIINGLRRFELQYQGDTELQPIRSYENAALVRLLFRLSSALNERFADQMEVLCSRDDFVGRLCRYHLTNPQLIQKIRYSPVVRDRTSQNWGPRISLRFLASYRTLISLLLIYFLASWFHIGPVGCTFIILTGYFLYAVIMTFFFEGWKPHEH from the exons ATGGCCGGGCCgcacctgcagcagcccagctTCCTGCTG GCCACGCTGAAGGCGGATTGTGTCAACAAACCGTTCGCGCAGAGGTGCCGCGATCTGGAGACGGTCATCGAGGAGCTGCCTGCCAAG GAACTCCATGGCATCTTCCCATGGCTGGTGGAGAGCATTTTTGGCAGCCTGGATGGCATCATCGTGGGCTGGAACCTTCGCTGCCTGCAGGGAAGAACAAACCCTAATGAATATTCTGTGGCTCTGGATTTCCTGGATCCCAG TGGCCCGATGATGAAGCTGGTTTACAAACTCCAAGCAGAAGAGTACAGATATGATTTCCCAGTCTCATATCTTCCA GGCCCTGTGAAGGCTTCAATACAAGAGCAAGTTCTACCAGAATGTTCTTTATACCACAACAAGGTCCAGTTTCCTTCATCTGGGGGTTTAGGTTTGAATTTGGCTCTTA ATCCATTTGAATACTACATGTTTTACTTTGCAATCAGTTTGATTACACAGAAG AACTCACCTGCCACCCATCATGTCAGCCCTTCCAACAGTGCTTATTTCATCCTGGTGGACACGTACCTCAAGTGTTTCCTGCCCACAGAAGGAAGTGTCCTTCCCCCACCTTCTTCAAACCCTGGGGGAGCCATCCCTTCCCCTACTCCCAG GTCCCCAGCAGTGCCTTTCTCCTCCTATGGCATGCACCACACCAGCCTGCTGAAGAGGCACATTGCCCACCAGCCCTCTGTGAACGCTGACCCAGCCTCCCAGGAGATCTGGAGATCAGAAACACTGCTTCAG ATCTTTGTTGAAATGTGGCTCCATCATTACTCACTGGAAATGTATCAGAAAATGCAGTCCCCTCATGTCAAG GAGTCATTCAAGCCCACTGAAGAGCACGTGCTAGTGGTAAGACTGCTTGTGAAACATCTGCATGCTTTCAGCAACAGCCTGAAACCAGAGCCTCTCTCCCCTTCAGCCCACTCCCACACAGCCAGCCCACTGGAGGAGTTTAAAAG GGTTGTGATTCCTCGGTTTGTCCAGGAGAAGCTTTATATCTTTTTGCAGCACTGTTTTGGGCACTGGCCTCTGGATGCCTCCTTCAGAGCA GTTCTGGAGATGTGGCTGAGTTACCTGCAGCCCTGGAGGTACGCGCCCGAGAAGCCCCCGCAGAGCACGGAGCCTTTGCCTCGCAGCGTCTCAGAGAAATG GGCTGCCTTCATTCAAGAGAACCTGCTCATGTACACCAAGCTGTTTGTGGGATTTCTCAACAGAGCTCTTCGGACAGACTTGGTCAGTCCAAAAAATGCCCTCATGGTGTTCCGAGTAGCAAAGGTCTTTGCTCAGCCCAATCTAGCTGAAATGATCCTCAAAG GAGAACAGTTATTCCTGGAGCCAGAACTTGTGATTCCCCACCGGCAACACCGACTTTTTATGAGCCCCACTCTTGGTGGGAGTTTTTTGTCATCACGGTCTCCAGCTGTTACAGATGCCTCATTTAAGGTGAAGAGTCATGTTTACAGCCTGGAAGGACAGGATTTCCAGTACAAACAGATGTTTGGCACAGAAGTCAGGAATTTG GTGTTAAAACTGGCCCAGTTAATTTGTCAGGCACAGCAGACAGCAAAGTCCATATCAGACCATTCTGCAGAGACCATGGCCAGCCAGTCCTTCTTCTCATGGTTTAGATTCACACCATCTGACATGAATGGTTCCTACACAGGCAATGACCTTGATGAAATTGGGCAGGACAGTATCAAAAAGACAGATGAATATTTAGAGAAGGCACTGGAATATTTGTGCCAGATCTTTAAG CTGAGTGAAGCCCAGCTGACCCAGATGATGATGAAGTGTGGGACAGCCCAAGATGAGAATGGAAAGAAACAGCTTCCAGACTGCATTGCCAGTGAGAATGGCCTCATCCTCACCCCCCTTGGCAGGTACCAG ATCATAAATGGCTTAAGGAGGTTTGAGCTGCAGTACCAGGGGGACACCGAGCTCCAGCCCATCCGCAGCTACGAGAACGCGGCTCTGGTGCGGCTCCTGTTCCGCCTGTCCTCGGCGCTCAACGAGagg TTTGCAGATCAGATGGAAGTGCTTTGCTCCAGGGATGATTTTGTTGGCAGACTGTGTCGCTACCACCTGACCAACCCCCAGCTCATACAGAAAATCAGGTACAGCCCCGTGGTGAGGGACAGAACCAGCCAGAACTGGGGACCCAGGATCAGCCTGAGGTTTCTGGCCAGCTACAGGACTCTGATCTCCTTGCTGCTGATCTACTTCCTTGCATCCTGGTTTCATATTGGGCCAGTTGGCTGCACATTCATTATCCTAACTGGATATTTTCTGTATGCTGTAATAATGACTTTTTTCTTTGAAGGATGGAAACCACATGAACACTAG